Proteins encoded together in one Quercus lobata isolate SW786 chromosome 3, ValleyOak3.0 Primary Assembly, whole genome shotgun sequence window:
- the LOC115979185 gene encoding snakin-2-like — protein sequence MALRFLLVLVVLLFCVAQVSSDAKIEEQQTQVVKGANRRLLPFVDCGGLCKVRCRLHSRPNVCTRACGTCCARCKCVPPGTSGNREMCGRCYTDMTTHRNKPKCP from the exons ATGGCGTTACGCTTTCTTCTTGTTTTGGTAGTTTTGCTCTTCTGCGTAGCCCAG GTTTCATCTGATGCCAAGATTGAAGAGCAGCAAACCCAG GTGGTGAAAGGAGCTAATAGAAGGCTTTTGCCTTTCGTGG ACTGTGGAGGGTTGTGCAAGGTGAGGTGCAGGTTACACTCGAGGCCAAACGTGTGCACCAGAGCTTGTGGCACTTGCTGTGCAAGGTGCAAGTGTGTTCCACCGGGGACCTCAGGGAACAGAGAAATGTGTGGGAGGTGCTATACCGATATGACCACTCATCGCAACAAGCCCAAGTGCCCTTAG